A region of the Arenibacter antarcticus genome:
TCGTTTTAGTTTTCTGAATAACGATTATAGAACCTTGGTAAACTCTTTGAACGGAATTTCCAAAAGCAACGGAATGGAATTTGGGTTGGTACGTTACGAAGGAAGTTCTAATATTTTTGGCTATGTGCGTTATATCATTCCCAATTCAGATGCTGCTAACAAGGATATTTCTAGAGGAGAAATTTTTAACCGGGTAAATGGAAATACGCTCACGGAAAGCAATTATGTAGGGCTCCTTTTTGGCAACAACGATTCCTATACCCTTGGCATGGCCGATATTTCAGGAACAGTGATCACAGATAATAACAAAGAAGTAACCCTTATCAAACAAGAAGGTATGGTAGAAAATCCAATTTTGGTAGCCAAAACAGTTGAAGTTAACGGCACCAAAATTGCTTACCTTATGTACAACGGATTTACCAATGGATTTAATGAGCAATTAAATACCGCCTTTGGCCAGTTTAAATCGGAAGGCGCAACAGAATTGGTTGTAGATCTTCGTTATAATCCTGGAGGGTCTGTAAATAGCTCGAGATTATTGGCCAGTATGATCTACAGCACCAATACCAGCGAACTTTATATTAGGCAACGTTGGAACGACAAAATACAATCCAGTTTTAAAAAGGGGCAATTAGAGGATTATTTTGCTTCCAAAACAGATAAAGGGACCGCCATTAATACCTTAAGTCTTAACAAAGTATACGTCTTGGCTTCGGGAAGTTCTGCCAGCGCCAGTGAACTGCTAATGAACGGACTTGCACCTTATATGAATGTTTTTCATATAGGGGAAAGGACCAGAGGTAAGAATGAGTTTTCTGTCACCATGGTAGATGATATAGACAACGATTATATCTATAGTCCCGCTAGAGAAAACAAAATTAACCCGAGTAACAAATGGGCCATGCAACCCCTAATGGGACGTAATGAAAACGCTGCAGGTTTCTCGGACTACACTAAAGGCTTGGCTCCCAATATAGCACTTAAGGAAGATATTTCTAACTTAGGAGTACTGGGAGATCCCAACGAAGCACTTTTCGCAAGGGCAATACAAGATATCACAGGGACTACCGCCAAACGAGATTTCACGGTTCAAATGCCAGTAGAGGAAGTCTCTAATTCCAAACTATTTACCCCTATAAAAGACAATATGTATTTGGACAAGGTAGAAGCCTTGCCACTTCCATAAAAGCAGTCAAAAAACAATGGGCCCGTTATATTGTTTGTTCAATATAACGGGCCCATTGTTTATCCATCTAAATGCGGAAAATGGTATTAGGTCAGGGGTACTTCCTTACCCATATTTCAAAAAAAAAACCTTTACAAACTAAGGTTTAGACCCAATCTAATATTTCTTCCTTTAGTAGTAAGTCCAAATATTTCCGTGTACTGCTCATTTAAAAGGTTACTCGCATTCAAGAAAAAGGTCAATTTGTTTTCCAACACTTGGTGCGCAATATAAAAGTCTAAAACCGAGTAGGAATCCAAGTCAACATCCACAGATGGGAAGGCACCAAAATCGGTATCCTTGCGTTTTCCCGTCATGGAAAAGTTTACACTTGCATTAGTACGTTTAGAAAAATCATACCCTAAAAATGCATTTACCCTATGTTTTGGCAACCTAATAGCATTATCACCTTCCCGTTCCGTAAACGTATAGTTTGCCCCTATAGTAAAACTACTTACTGGCATCCATTCTAGCTCTACTTCTACTCCACTGGCATCAATGGTGTTTTCTGAATTATCATAACCATTGGCACCGTAAAAAACAAAGTTTTTTTCCTTTCTATTAAAATAAAGCGCGCTAAACCGAATATCATTTTTTGTCATATATTCTAGGCCACCTTCTATGGTCTGATTTTCTTCAGGTTCTAAATCTGGATTGGCACCAAAGTTCCCAAACAATTGATTTAAACTAGGGGTTATATAGGATGTGGCATAGGACCCCATTAACTTTACATAACCGTTAGATTTTTTAATGACAAAGGAGGGATTCACATTATAAACAAAATGCGACCCGTATTCAGAATGATTATTAGCCCGCATACCGGTGTTTAGGTTTAAACCAAAATCTGAAACGTAAACCACATTTACATATGGATCTACAATAGTGTAATCTTGGACTTCCGCATATTCCGTTTCGTCATGTATATAGTTTAAACCCAAAATAGTGTATAACTTATCATTCAAGCTATACTTATTGTAAAGATCTACTACCCTATTTTTCCCTTCATAAATAGCAGGATAGGAATCTTTGCTTTCAGAGATATATTCGCTAATGGCAGTATTTAAAACCAAAGATCCGTTGTTGTATTTATATTCAGTAGATAATCCTACTCTTTTTTGATCACTGAGGTACTCATAGGGAGCATCATACATACCAAAAGATTCATCAAACTGTGCCCTCATATTGGTCTGGTTGCCATATATACCAACCTTTAATCTTTCAGAAAAAGCATACCCCAATTTTATATCCGTACTATAACTGGAGTAATCGTCATTCTCGTTGGTAGGGGTAACCAGTGCAGACAATCCGTCTGAATATCGATTTGAAAATCCCACATTGTAGGTAAACTTGTCTAAGGTACCGTTCACGGAAACACTATTGGAAAAATCAGCTATGTTATAATTTTGATCGTCAGTAGTATGGTTTGTACCGATACTCGATTGAAAATTACCGGAAATTTTATTTTCTGACGATTTTTTTGTCGTGATATTTATAACTGCAGTCGCTGCATTAGTACCGTATAGGGTACTTGCGGCTCCTTTAATAATTTCTATAGATGCTACGTTGGCAGTGGAAAGTAATCGTAAATCGTATTCCTGATTTACCAATGAGGGGTCGGATATCCGAACGCCATCTACTAACACCAAAACTTGTCTACCTCTACCCCCTCGGGCATAAACTCCCAAAACAGTACCTTCCCTGCTATTGCTCCCCGCTATAGAAAACCCACTTTGTGCATTGATTATTTCTGCAATGGTCTTTCCTTGATTTCTTTTAATATCTTCCGCGGTAATCTTAATTACAGTTTTACCGGAATTCTCCCTTTTCAATTCAAAACGGGAATCACTAACTACAACTTCGTCCAGTTGTTGAACATAAGCCTCGTCATCTTGTGCTACAACACCGGTGCAAATCATTATAGTTGCACACAAACCAATAAATTTTTTGTTCATTTTCGTTTAATTCAATAAACGGGAAAGTAGTATGTATGTACCCATACGCAAACCTTTGTCCCGAAAGTTTAACACTATTATTTTTTTGAAATTGGCAGGTCTCCTGACTTGCGTACCGTCATTTACCTTCCCACCCAAACGTATAGGTAGTGGTATTTTGAAGTAATGACAGCCATCCGTCGCAAAACGGACAAAGCTTACAGTTGCGGGAACAGTTTCGGATTTTAACCGAATTCCCATTTAATCCTTTCCTCCTTTTAAAAGAGAAATAGAAACCAGATTCAGCGCGAAATTAGTGCTAATTTTTAAATTAGAGGAGTAGGTTTTGAGTTTCCTGATTTTAATATTGGGCGTTCCCCTATCGGGTCGCTCTTTCCGCTATAACTTTTTTGGTTCTTGCCATACACTATTTTTATTGGTTAAAACTATGATTCATACGCACAAAACCATGCAGGACCAAGATTCACTAATATCAAAAAAGGTTGCCGCTGCAATAGCTAACGCGGAAAAAAGTATTGAGATATGAGGTTTGAGATTCAGCGGTCAGAGAACACGACCTTTATTCAACAATAATTCCAAAGTCGGTGATTAAGTGAAAGGTTCAGATTATGATTATATATACGTTAGGCATTCTTTCTGGTAGAACACAAGTAACTTCTCTCTAAAGCCGATAACCGAATGAAAATGGACTCCTACTATTAGGGTAATATTCAGTTGTCACCTACCTATATACCGTAGTTCATGTGCAAATTATCATCTTCAGACTTTTGTCTAACCCCATCATTGGATTGTAAAACGATTATTGTCAAAGTGCCCAGATCAAAGAATTTAATACTACTTTTGAACCCATAAAACAAAAAATACCTTTTGAAAAGATCAATTTACTTGCTTCTACTTTTAGCTTTTTTATCCTGTAAACAGGACAAAAAAGTGAGTATTCCTACCGCGGAGCAGGCCACGCCCATAAACATAGAATACGCCAAAGGATTTACCGTAGAGAAATTATCTAATGGACTAACCATCATCAAAATAAGCTCGCCCTGGCCCAATTCTGAAGCGGCTTTCACCTATGCGCTTGTTCCAAAAGACAAATTGGACTCTATTACTTTAGATAAAGATGCGTACCAAGCCATAATTGGGGTGCCCGTTGAAAATATCGTGCTAACTTCCACTACCCATATTCCAGCTTTGGAAGCCTTGGGCCAAACAGACAAACTTATAGGATTTCCCGATACAAAATATATCTCTTCCAAAAAAACAAGGGAACGTATAGATGCAGGATATGTTGAGGAATTGGGGAGAAATGAAGCCTTAAATACGGAAATGGCGATCGCCCTTAATCCAGACTTAGTGGTAGGTTTTGGAATCAACAATGAGAACAAGGCCTATGAAACCATTCAAAGGGCAGGTATACCTGTTGTTTACAATGGGGAGTGGACAGAAGAAACGCCGCTGGGCAAAGCGGAGTGGATCAAATTTTTTGGGCCATTTTTTCAACAGGAAGCAAAGGCAGATTCCATCTTCTCAAGCATTGCAAAGAGTTATAACGAAACCAAACTTCTGGCGCAAAAAGCTAAAGAGCGACCTACTGTATTGAGCGGAGCACTTTATAAGGATATCTGGTATCTGCCCGGTGGTAAGAGTTGGGGGGCGCAATTTATGGCGGATGCCAACACTGATTACCTCTGGAAGGAATCTCAAGAGACCGGAAGCCTCTCCCTGAGTTTGGAGAGTGTGCTGGAAAAAGGACATAATGCTGATTATTGGATATCCCCCTCCCAGTTTACAAATTATAAAGAGATGGAAGCAAGTAACCGACATTACTCGCAATTTTCCCCTTTTAAAAATAAAAAGATATATACCTATGCCAATACCAAAGGAGCTACGGAAGGGATGCTTTATTTTGAATTGGCACCCAACAGGCCAGATCTGGTTCTAAAAGATCTGATCCATATTTTTCATCCGGAACTACTTCCCAATCATAACCCAGTTTTCTTTAAACCCTTGGATTAAGTGCCGCG
Encoded here:
- a CDS encoding S41 family peptidase; the encoded protein is MKKILALLFVATTLSCSDKDDDAFTYPKETEVQNFMWQGLNQWYFWQADAPNLGDNRFATNEEYVAYLEKYTDPEEFFYQTCYKHSNIVGTDNAIDRFSFLNNDYRTLVNSLNGISKSNGMEFGLVRYEGSSNIFGYVRYIIPNSDAANKDISRGEIFNRVNGNTLTESNYVGLLFGNNDSYTLGMADISGTVITDNNKEVTLIKQEGMVENPILVAKTVEVNGTKIAYLMYNGFTNGFNEQLNTAFGQFKSEGATELVVDLRYNPGGSVNSSRLLASMIYSTNTSELYIRQRWNDKIQSSFKKGQLEDYFASKTDKGTAINTLSLNKVYVLASGSSASASELLMNGLAPYMNVFHIGERTRGKNEFSVTMVDDIDNDYIYSPARENKINPSNKWAMQPLMGRNENAAGFSDYTKGLAPNIALKEDISNLGVLGDPNEALFARAIQDITGTTAKRDFTVQMPVEEVSNSKLFTPIKDNMYLDKVEALPLP
- a CDS encoding TonB-dependent siderophore receptor, whose protein sequence is MNKKFIGLCATIMICTGVVAQDDEAYVQQLDEVVVSDSRFELKRENSGKTVIKITAEDIKRNQGKTIAEIINAQSGFSIAGSNSREGTVLGVYARGGRGRQVLVLVDGVRISDPSLVNQEYDLRLLSTANVASIEIIKGAASTLYGTNAATAVINITTKKSSENKISGNFQSSIGTNHTTDDQNYNIADFSNSVSVNGTLDKFTYNVGFSNRYSDGLSALVTPTNENDDYSSYSTDIKLGYAFSERLKVGIYGNQTNMRAQFDESFGMYDAPYEYLSDQKRVGLSTEYKYNNGSLVLNTAISEYISESKDSYPAIYEGKNRVVDLYNKYSLNDKLYTILGLNYIHDETEYAEVQDYTIVDPYVNVVYVSDFGLNLNTGMRANNHSEYGSHFVYNVNPSFVIKKSNGYVKLMGSYATSYITPSLNQLFGNFGANPDLEPEENQTIEGGLEYMTKNDIRFSALYFNRKEKNFVFYGANGYDNSENTIDASGVEVELEWMPVSSFTIGANYTFTEREGDNAIRLPKHRVNAFLGYDFSKRTNASVNFSMTGKRKDTDFGAFPSVDVDLDSYSVLDFYIAHQVLENKLTFFLNASNLLNEQYTEIFGLTTKGRNIRLGLNLSL
- a CDS encoding ABC transporter substrate-binding protein is translated as MKRSIYLLLLLAFLSCKQDKKVSIPTAEQATPINIEYAKGFTVEKLSNGLTIIKISSPWPNSEAAFTYALVPKDKLDSITLDKDAYQAIIGVPVENIVLTSTTHIPALEALGQTDKLIGFPDTKYISSKKTRERIDAGYVEELGRNEALNTEMAIALNPDLVVGFGINNENKAYETIQRAGIPVVYNGEWTEETPLGKAEWIKFFGPFFQQEAKADSIFSSIAKSYNETKLLAQKAKERPTVLSGALYKDIWYLPGGKSWGAQFMADANTDYLWKESQETGSLSLSLESVLEKGHNADYWISPSQFTNYKEMEASNRHYSQFSPFKNKKIYTYANTKGATEGMLYFELAPNRPDLVLKDLIHIFHPELLPNHNPVFFKPLD